In a single window of the Micromonospora sp. WMMD1155 genome:
- a CDS encoding S8 family serine peptidase — MHWSPRWLAVGAVGALVVGLAAPASAEPPARPTGPTSGTPTPGAAPVRITLITGDQVDLVTAAPGRVAATVRPGPGRERIFFQTVQVDGTLRVLPSDALPYVSSGVLDADLFDVQELAADGYGDAARGNLPLIVRYQEPAAGRVRPLAGATDARALESINGAALRVGKGDLGGLWGTLAGAPTARTTDAAPRLGGGIARIWLDGKVRPTLEHSVPQIGAPTAWAAGRDGSGVKVAVLDTGVDSTHPDLAGRIAEAQDFSGSGSARDGHGHGTHVAATIAGSGAASAGLRKGVAPGAQLLVGKVLDDGGSGYDSSIIAGMEWAAHSGAKVVSMSLGGAPTDGTDPMSQAVNDLSAETGALFVVAAGNAGAARTVGSPGAAAAALTVGAVDRDDDLADFSSRGPRVGDNGLKPEITAPGVDIVAARAAGTTMGTPVGDLYTTASGTSMATPHVAGAAAILAQEHPDWAAGKLKDALVSSTKANPALTVFEQGGGRVDVARALNQRVYGSATVDFGRISTGGAAVERTVTYTNGTTAAQTLRLALDLRNLDSGAAEADGVDVGSATVTVAAGGSVTVPLRADPAKLARGPHGGWLVATGADGVAVRTPVGLTVSGPLHEVTVKVLDLKGQPALSPAFTMFGEQPESDFWGWWPGEGTLRVEEGTYLLTALVEHGAPLDEQMTQTVEPELVVDRDLTVVLDARKGTPVRIETPKPSEQRATLSYYVHRVLGNGRQIDHGVMAYSTVQQVNVTPTRQVRQGEFEFASRWQLVAPMVDATVSGVSGPSDVNLLGRSPAPTGRRKLPLVWAGVGTPAELARVRGAAALLTADPDRAEEDQVAAAAAAGAAVVLIVRPQDQTAWTVWRPAEERLPIPAMVVAYDDGQRLIAAARTGRATLDLTLTVDSPYLYDVWQVSKGRVPERVVHTVTAKNTAEVTASYGDMGAGWATEERFGWRPWQEYAWNDDQRIVRNGTTRQEFVSAGDDWWQHRVLHKSMFMQWGKLTGGLTQEPRRYAADDRETETWHTPVVRPAVPARGAPVPTRTGDSLDLRVPEFVDAGGNHTVAGNSEEADTVEARVSRDGKQIADLSGGWAPVPTTPGRARYRLDLTTKRSSAEWRYGTRTDTAWEFTSARPAGEAATPLSLLQVDYQVPADLLGTVRGNRPHQVGLTLRQPAGVPAPKGADVRVQISFDGGVTWRNAHTKGSGTRYTVTVPAGRGTVSLRVHAADRAGNTVDQTVLQAYGLR; from the coding sequence ATGCACTGGTCCCCACGCTGGCTGGCCGTCGGTGCGGTCGGCGCGTTGGTGGTCGGCCTCGCCGCACCGGCGTCCGCCGAACCGCCCGCCCGGCCCACCGGCCCGACATCGGGCACTCCCACCCCGGGCGCCGCGCCCGTTCGTATCACGCTGATCACCGGTGACCAGGTCGACCTGGTGACGGCGGCACCCGGTCGGGTCGCCGCCACCGTCCGCCCGGGGCCCGGGCGGGAACGGATCTTCTTTCAGACCGTGCAGGTCGACGGAACGCTGCGGGTGCTTCCCAGCGACGCCCTGCCCTACGTGAGCAGTGGGGTCCTCGACGCCGACCTGTTCGACGTGCAGGAGTTGGCGGCCGACGGCTACGGCGACGCCGCGCGGGGCAACCTGCCGCTGATCGTGCGCTACCAGGAGCCGGCCGCCGGCCGGGTGCGACCCCTCGCGGGCGCCACCGACGCCCGTGCGTTGGAGAGCATCAACGGCGCGGCGCTGCGGGTCGGCAAGGGTGACCTCGGTGGCCTGTGGGGCACGCTCGCCGGTGCGCCCACCGCCCGGACGACGGATGCCGCGCCCCGGTTGGGCGGTGGCATCGCCCGGATCTGGCTGGACGGGAAGGTCCGCCCGACGCTGGAGCACAGCGTGCCGCAGATCGGTGCGCCCACCGCCTGGGCGGCGGGCCGCGACGGCAGCGGCGTGAAGGTGGCGGTCCTCGACACCGGCGTCGACTCCACCCACCCCGACCTGGCCGGGCGGATCGCCGAGGCGCAGGACTTCTCCGGCAGTGGGAGCGCCCGCGACGGGCACGGCCACGGCACCCATGTCGCGGCGACCATCGCCGGCAGCGGCGCCGCGTCCGCCGGGTTGCGCAAGGGCGTCGCCCCGGGCGCGCAGCTGCTGGTCGGCAAGGTGCTCGACGACGGTGGTTCCGGCTACGACTCGTCCATCATCGCGGGCATGGAGTGGGCCGCCCACTCCGGCGCGAAGGTGGTCAGCATGAGCCTCGGCGGTGCCCCGACCGACGGCACCGACCCGATGAGTCAGGCGGTCAACGACCTGTCCGCCGAGACCGGCGCGCTCTTCGTGGTCGCGGCCGGCAACGCGGGTGCGGCGCGTACCGTCGGCTCGCCCGGCGCGGCGGCGGCGGCGCTCACCGTCGGCGCGGTGGACCGCGACGACGACCTCGCCGACTTCTCCAGCCGTGGTCCGCGGGTCGGCGACAACGGCCTCAAGCCGGAGATCACCGCGCCCGGTGTCGACATCGTCGCCGCGCGGGCCGCCGGCACCACGATGGGTACGCCGGTGGGCGACTTGTACACGACCGCGTCCGGGACGTCGATGGCGACCCCGCACGTGGCGGGCGCCGCGGCGATCCTCGCTCAGGAGCACCCGGACTGGGCTGCCGGGAAGCTCAAGGACGCGCTGGTGAGCAGCACGAAGGCCAACCCGGCGTTGACGGTGTTCGAGCAGGGTGGCGGTCGGGTCGACGTGGCGCGGGCGCTCAACCAGCGGGTGTACGGGTCGGCCACCGTCGACTTCGGTCGGATCTCCACCGGCGGTGCGGCGGTGGAGCGGACCGTGACGTACACCAACGGCACGACCGCCGCGCAGACCCTGCGGCTCGCTCTGGACCTGCGCAACCTGGACAGCGGTGCGGCCGAGGCCGACGGGGTCGACGTCGGCTCCGCCACGGTGACCGTCGCGGCGGGTGGCAGCGTGACGGTGCCCCTGCGGGCCGACCCGGCGAAGCTGGCCCGGGGCCCGCACGGTGGTTGGCTGGTGGCGACCGGTGCGGACGGCGTGGCGGTGCGTACGCCGGTCGGGCTGACCGTCAGCGGCCCCTTGCACGAGGTCACCGTGAAGGTGTTGGACCTCAAGGGTCAGCCCGCCCTGTCTCCGGCGTTCACCATGTTCGGTGAGCAGCCCGAGTCGGACTTCTGGGGCTGGTGGCCGGGAGAGGGCACCCTGCGGGTCGAGGAGGGCACGTACCTGCTGACCGCGCTGGTGGAGCACGGCGCTCCCCTGGACGAGCAGATGACCCAGACCGTCGAGCCGGAACTGGTCGTCGACCGGGACCTGACGGTGGTGCTCGACGCCCGTAAGGGCACGCCGGTGCGGATCGAGACGCCGAAGCCCAGCGAGCAGCGGGCCACGCTCAGCTACTACGTGCACCGGGTGTTGGGCAACGGTCGGCAGATCGACCACGGGGTGATGGCGTACAGCACCGTCCAGCAGGTCAACGTGACGCCGACCCGGCAGGTGCGCCAGGGCGAGTTCGAGTTCGCGTCGCGCTGGCAGCTCGTCGCGCCGATGGTGGACGCGACGGTCAGCGGGGTGTCCGGTCCGTCGGACGTCAACCTGCTCGGTAGGTCCCCGGCGCCGACCGGTCGGCGCAAGCTGCCGCTGGTCTGGGCCGGTGTCGGCACTCCCGCCGAGCTGGCCCGGGTGCGGGGCGCCGCCGCCCTTCTCACCGCCGACCCGGACCGCGCGGAGGAGGACCAGGTCGCCGCCGCCGCGGCAGCCGGTGCCGCCGTGGTGTTGATCGTCCGCCCGCAGGACCAGACCGCGTGGACGGTCTGGCGGCCCGCCGAGGAGCGGCTGCCGATCCCGGCGATGGTGGTGGCGTACGACGACGGGCAGCGGTTGATCGCGGCGGCGCGTACGGGTCGGGCGACGCTCGACCTGACGCTGACCGTGGACAGCCCCTACCTGTACGACGTGTGGCAGGTGTCGAAGGGCCGGGTGCCGGAGCGCGTCGTGCACACGGTCACCGCGAAGAACACCGCCGAGGTGACGGCGAGCTACGGCGACATGGGCGCCGGGTGGGCCACGGAGGAGCGGTTCGGGTGGCGACCGTGGCAGGAGTACGCCTGGAACGACGACCAGCGCATCGTCCGCAACGGCACCACCCGGCAGGAGTTCGTCAGTGCCGGGGACGACTGGTGGCAGCACCGGGTGCTGCACAAGTCGATGTTCATGCAGTGGGGGAAGTTGACCGGCGGCCTGACCCAGGAGCCCCGACGCTACGCCGCCGACGACCGGGAGACCGAGACCTGGCACACGCCGGTGGTCCGCCCGGCCGTGCCGGCCCGGGGGGCGCCGGTGCCCACCCGTACCGGTGACAGCCTGGATCTGCGGGTGCCCGAGTTCGTCGACGCCGGCGGAAACCACACGGTGGCCGGCAACAGCGAGGAGGCGGACACGGTCGAGGCGCGGGTCAGCCGGGACGGGAAGCAGATCGCCGACCTGTCCGGTGGGTGGGCTCCGGTGCCCACCACGCCGGGGCGGGCGCGCTACCGGCTGGACCTGACCACGAAGCGCTCCTCGGCGGAGTGGCGGTACGGCACCCGTACCGACACGGCCTGGGAGTTCACCTCGGCCCGGCCGGCGGGCGAGGCCGCCACACCGCTGTCGCTGTTGCAGGTGGACTACCAGGTGCCGGCCGACCTGCTCGGCACGGTGCGCGGCAACCGGCCGCACCAGGTGGGGCTGACCCTGCGTCAACCGGCCGGAGTGCCCGCCCCGAAGGGCGCCGACGTCCGGGTGCAGATCTCCTTCGACGGGGGCGTCACATGGCGCAACGCGCACACGAAGGGGTCGGGTACCCGGTACACGGTGACCGTGCCGGCGGGGCGCGGAACGGTGTCGCTGCGGGTGCACGCCGCCGACCGGGCCGGGAACACCGTCGACCAGACGGTGCTCCAGGCGTACGGGCTGCGCTGA
- a CDS encoding NAD kinase, giving the protein MSRTALLVTHTGRRRSTEHARSVAADLIDAGFEVRVVADEADDLDLPGVVPVAGQQAAEGAEIVFALGGDGTFLRAAELARPAKVPLLGINLGKVGFLAEAEIDDLDVAVRDVVSRNYTVDERLTLDVTAEFDGGPTIESWALNEISIEKGERAQMLELLVDVDGRPLSRYGCDGVVCATPTGSTAYAFSGGGPVVWPEVEALLLVPISAHALFSRPLVTAPTSTFVITVDPFTTLAVLSCDGRRVFDLPPGARVTVRRGALPVRIVRLRPRPFTDRLVAKFGLPVHGWRGSRR; this is encoded by the coding sequence ATGAGCCGGACCGCTCTGCTGGTGACCCACACCGGGCGTCGCCGGAGCACGGAGCACGCCCGGTCGGTCGCGGCCGACCTGATCGACGCGGGTTTCGAGGTACGGGTGGTCGCCGACGAGGCCGATGATCTCGACCTACCCGGGGTGGTGCCGGTCGCCGGCCAGCAGGCCGCCGAGGGCGCGGAGATCGTCTTCGCGCTCGGTGGGGACGGCACGTTCCTGCGCGCCGCCGAGTTGGCCCGACCGGCGAAGGTGCCCCTGCTCGGCATCAACCTCGGCAAGGTGGGTTTCCTGGCCGAGGCGGAGATCGACGACCTGGACGTCGCGGTGCGCGACGTGGTGAGCCGCAACTACACCGTCGACGAGCGGCTCACCCTGGACGTCACCGCCGAGTTCGACGGTGGGCCGACGATCGAGTCCTGGGCGCTCAACGAGATCAGCATCGAGAAGGGCGAGCGGGCGCAGATGCTCGAACTGCTCGTCGACGTGGACGGGCGTCCGTTGTCCCGCTACGGCTGCGACGGTGTCGTCTGCGCCACCCCGACCGGCTCCACCGCGTACGCGTTCTCCGGCGGCGGCCCGGTGGTCTGGCCGGAGGTGGAGGCGCTGCTGTTGGTGCCGATCAGCGCGCACGCGTTGTTCAGCCGCCCGCTGGTCACGGCGCCGACGTCCACCTTCGTGATCACGGTCGACCCGTTCACGACCCTCGCCGTGCTCTCCTGCGACGGGCGTCGGGTCTTCGACCTGCCGCCGGGTGCCCGGGTGACGGTGCGTCGGGGTGCCCTGCCGGTCCGCATCGTGCGGTTGCGGCCCCGGCCGTTCACCGACCGGCTGGTCGCCAAGTTCGGTCTGCCGGTGCACGGTTGGCGCGGCAGCCGCCGCTGA
- a CDS encoding TlyA family RNA methyltransferase: protein MARRNRLDAELVRRGLARSREQAAGLVEAGRVHLRGVVARKAAAMVDPADPLLVTGEDPTDEYVSRGGHKLAGALAAFGGLRVAGRRCLDAGASTGGFTDVLLRADAAEVVAVDVGYGQLAWSLRTDERVRVLERTNVRTLVPDTIGGAVDLTVADLSFISLRLVLPALAACTRDDGDLALMVKPQFEVGKERVGAGGVVRDPELRAEAVLDVAATAAGLGLGLADVAASPLPGPSGNVEFFVWLRRGAPPADPQRVRAVVAAGPDGPTAAGDVPDVTAAEEVAG from the coding sequence ATGGCACGTCGTAACCGGTTGGACGCCGAACTCGTCCGCCGCGGTCTGGCCCGCTCGCGGGAGCAGGCCGCCGGGCTGGTGGAGGCCGGCCGGGTCCACCTGCGCGGGGTGGTCGCGCGCAAGGCCGCCGCGATGGTCGACCCCGCCGATCCGCTGTTGGTGACGGGCGAGGATCCGACCGACGAGTACGTCTCCCGGGGCGGGCACAAGCTGGCCGGCGCGCTGGCCGCGTTCGGTGGGCTTCGGGTCGCCGGGCGGCGCTGCCTGGACGCCGGTGCCTCGACCGGTGGCTTCACCGACGTGCTGTTGCGCGCCGACGCGGCCGAGGTGGTGGCCGTGGACGTCGGCTACGGGCAGCTCGCCTGGTCGCTGCGCACCGACGAGCGGGTGCGGGTCCTGGAACGCACGAACGTTCGTACCCTCGTCCCGGACACGATCGGTGGGGCGGTCGACCTGACGGTGGCGGACCTGTCGTTCATCTCGCTGCGGTTGGTGTTGCCGGCGTTGGCCGCCTGCACCCGCGACGACGGTGATCTGGCGTTGATGGTGAAGCCGCAGTTCGAGGTGGGCAAGGAGCGGGTCGGCGCCGGTGGGGTGGTGCGCGACCCGGAGTTGCGCGCCGAGGCGGTTCTGGACGTGGCCGCCACGGCCGCCGGTCTCGGTCTCGGGTTGGCCGACGTGGCGGCCAGCCCTCTGCCCGGGCCGAGCGGCAATGTGGAGTTCTTCGTATGGTTGCGCCGGGGCGCACCGCCGGCCGACCCGCAACGGGTACGGGCCGTGGTGGCGGCCGGGCCGGACGGCCCGACGGCGGCCGGTGACGTGCCGGACGTGACGGCGGCGGAGGAGGTCGCAGGGTGA